A stretch of the Ostrea edulis chromosome 9, xbOstEdul1.1, whole genome shotgun sequence genome encodes the following:
- the LOC125659466 gene encoding uncharacterized protein LOC125659466, protein MHPRRSAQEVLLCDLCETVPLQSHCELCNINLCVNCAVKHLSDSSKRHNVVPFLHRKSTPDYHICPDHAHKHCEIYCEKCDIPVCLTCVTSGKHKGHEISDVLEKLSAKTESLQKDLEELETRIYPRYEGMASDVQTEKAELERKYGKLTTDADQQGEILHREITAIVNQRKSAIAEMKTKHLDALNKNTDEITQKITELKQIMSDLKSILKSNDVSLTSTYKSRNSQFRTLPPKVRVTVPSLSPQKINKDQLNEMFGSLSPLSINTEHGDTMKSAEAVSSPPVKPLLDEPRVTATIDIGYTPYSVSCLSEDQVWTHGENETMKLLNLQSKLLTSIQTKSGNRPHDIAVTRDGDLVYTDYKDRTVNLIKNKQIQTVITLQGWRPVNVCCTAGNGLLVTMDSDDWKQSKVVRYSGSTEKQSIQFDDQGRPLYSSGGFYNYKYISENKNLDICVADNDYSAVVVVNQSGKLRFRYTGHPSNTNQSFYPRGITTDSQSHILTADSDNDRIHILDQDGQFLRYIHCDLDTPLGLCVDIRDNLFVAELFTAKVKKIQYL, encoded by the coding sequence ATgcatccccggcgcagtgctcaggaagtcctactgtgtgacctctgtgaaactgtccccctacagagtcactgtgaactttgtaatataaatctctgtgtTAACTGTGCAGTAAAGCATCTCTCAGACTCGTCTAAAAGACACAATGTCGTGCCCTTTTTACACAGAAAGTCTACTCCTGACTACCACATATGTCCAGACCACGCCCATAAACACTGTGAAATTTACTGTGAAAAATGTGACATTCCTGTCTGTTTAACCTGCGTCACTTCAGGtaaacacaaaggtcacgaAATATCAGATGTTCTGGAAAAACTCAGtgctaaaacagaaagtttacaaaaagatctAGAAGAATTAGAGACCAGAATTTATCCCCGATATGAAGGAATGGCGTCTGATGTCCAAACTGAGAAAGCCGAATTAGAAAGGAAATACGGGAAACTGACGACAGATGCCGATCAACAAGGAGAAATCCTACACCGAGagatcaccgccattgtcaatCAGCGGAAATCCGCCATTGCggagatgaaaactaaacatctggacgcgctaaataaaaatacagatgaaatcacacagaaaattacggaactcaaacagatcatgtccgacttgaaatcaatcctaaaatcaaacgacgtctccttaacctctacttacaaatctaggaattcccaatttagaacattaccgcctaaagtccgagttACAGTACCCAGTTTGtctcctcagaaaataaacaaagatcagctcaatgaaatgttcggttctctgtcgccattatccattaacacagaacatggcgacacaatgaagtcagcagaagctgtatcgtctcctccagtcaaaccactgcttgatgagccgcgcgtcaccgccaccatagacatTGGGTATACACcatacagtgttagctgtctgagtgaagatcaagtctggacacaCGGGGAGAACGAAaccatgaagctgctcaacctccagagtaaactactgacatcaatacaaaccaagtcagggaacaGACCACacgacatagcagtgacacgggacggagatcttgtttatactgactataAAGATAGAACTGTTAatttaattaagaataaacaaatacagaccgtgatcacactacaggggtggagacctgtcaatgtctgctgtaccgcgggtaacggtctcctggttaccatggacAGTGATGATTGgaaacaatccaaagtcgtgcgttactccggctccacagagaaacaaagcattcagtttgatgatcagggtcgtcctctctactcaTCTGGTGGTTTTTATAACTATAAATACATCagtgagaacaagaacctggatatctgtgtggctgacaaTGACTatagtgcagtagtggtggtcaatcagtcaggaaaactccgatttagatacactggtcatccctctaataccaacCAATCATTTTATCCAcgcggcatcactacagacagccagagtcacatcctgacagcagacagTGACAAtgaccgtatccacatcctagatcaggacggacagttcctccgttacattcactgtgatttagaCACTCCAttaggtttatgtgtggacatcagagacaacctctttgtggctgagttgttcactgctaaagtgaagaaaatccaatatctataa